The nucleotide window CGAACGGCGATCCGCGCGGACTACGACATCCCAGACGAACTGCACGACGCGAACGCCGAGCAGGTGCTGTCGGCCGCGCTCGCGGACATCGCTGCCGGCGAGCTGGAGACTGCCGAAGAGCGCCTCGGCGAATCGTTCGCGACGGTCTGTTGTCGAGAACAGCCCGCGCTCGAAGAAACCGACACCGGACATCGAGCGGCGTGTCATCTCCATGATGTGGGTGGCGAATCGTCCACGGTCGAGTCGGCGCTCTCCGGGCAGTTGAACGAGTGATGATCGTCCTCGCCTGCCTCAACGATTACCGTCGAGCACCTTCGCAGCCGTTAGCACGGGGTCCCATGTCGTGTTGAACGGCGGCGCGTACGCGAGATCGTAGTTCGAGAGTTCGCCGAGACCGATGCCCTCGGTGACGGCACCGACGAGCGCATGGCTCCGATGGACTGCACCCTCGCCGTATTCGGCGACGAGGCTGCCACCGAGCACACGCCCGGAGTCGCGGTCGGCGGTGAGTGTCACCCCGACCGTGCTCCCACCGGGATAGTAGCCGGCGCGCGATTTCGCGTCGATAATCTCGGTGATGGGATCGAACCCGACGCGACGAGCCTTTTGATGATCAAGAACACCTGTCCGGGCGGCTTCCCGATCAAAGGCCTTGACGGCTGCCGTCCCCGCGATACCGCCGCCGTCGGTCGGTGTGCCCGCGATCGTTCGACCGACCGCTCGGCCGTGTCGGTTGGCCGTCAACGCGAGCGGAACGTACGCCGGTTCACCGGTGACGACGTGTTCGGCCTCCGCACAGTCGCCCGCCGCGTAAATGTCGGGGCGGCTCGTCTCCCGGTAGGCATCAGCTGCGATAGCGCCCGTCGCGCCCAGTTCGATGCCGGCGTCCTCGGCGAGATCGGTGCGTGGGCTGACACCGGTCCCAACAAGCACCATCTCGACGGGCGTTCGTCCGTCGACGGTCACGACCGCTTCGACCCCATCACCACCAGCGAGTGCTTCGACTTCGGCGTTCAGGTTCACCGCGACGTCCTGCTCGCCGAGATGATCGAGGATCGCGTCGCTCGTCGCCTCGCCGAACGGTTTCAGGATGCGATCGCCGCGCTGGAACAGCTGTACCTCGAAGCCGTTGCCGGCCAGCGCCTCGGCCATCTCGATACCGATATAACCGCCGCCGACGATGCCGACGGGACCGTTACAGTCGTCGAGAAATCGACAGGCTGGCCCGCTGTCTGGCTGGTTGAGGGTTCCATCGGTTCGTGCCCGACCGACGTACTCTCGGAGCTCCTTGCCGTCGGACATCGAGCCGAGCGTGTAGACGCCGTCCCTGTCGATACCGTCGATCGGAGGTTCGACGGCCGCGGCACCGGTCGAAACAAGCAGGTGGTCATACTCAACGACGACTTCGCTCTCTCCACGAGCAGTCACAGTCCGATCGTTCGGGTCGATGGCGACGACCTCGTGGCCCATCCGGAGGTCGATATCGCGCTGTTCACGGAACTCCTCGGGCGTGATCGAGACGAGGTCCTCCAAGGACTGTATCTCGCCCTTGACGTAGTAGGGAAGGCCACAGGCACCATAGGAGACCCACTCACCGGCCTCGAAAACGATTACATCGAGATCAGGATCGTCCCGTTTGGCCTTGCTTGCCGCGGACATGCCGGCCGCATCGCCACCGAT belongs to Halococcus qingdaonensis and includes:
- a CDS encoding FAD-dependent oxidoreductase, with translation MSTFVIIGGDAAGMSAASKAKRDDPDLDVIVFEAGEWVSYGACGLPYYVKGEIQSLEDLVSITPEEFREQRDIDLRMGHEVVAIDPNDRTVTARGESEVVVEYDHLLVSTGAAAVEPPIDGIDRDGVYTLGSMSDGKELREYVGRARTDGTLNQPDSGPACRFLDDCNGPVGIVGGGYIGIEMAEALAGNGFEVQLFQRGDRILKPFGEATSDAILDHLGEQDVAVNLNAEVEALAGGDGVEAVVTVDGRTPVEMVLVGTGVSPRTDLAEDAGIELGATGAIAADAYRETSRPDIYAAGDCAEAEHVVTGEPAYVPLALTANRHGRAVGRTIAGTPTDGGGIAGTAAVKAFDREAARTGVLDHQKARRVGFDPITEIIDAKSRAGYYPGGSTVGVTLTADRDSGRVLGGSLVAEYGEGAVHRSHALVGAVTEGIGLGELSNYDLAYAPPFNTTWDPVLTAAKVLDGNR